In Ischnura elegans chromosome 9, ioIscEleg1.1, whole genome shotgun sequence, the following proteins share a genomic window:
- the LOC124165000 gene encoding ARL14 effector protein-like: protein MELPCSEDVFSRPDDPLLESFHCIHVKEALTASNEGQILRKTRGTGRSVVEPTVVRRKIDVEQLHIVWFPKDEALRKKWEIAVGGENWSAPPLSFLCSDHFEPDEFDKSGKVVRVLRGAIPSIFSNTRRDDHLEQLTANVESIDIDDNSNSNFGHCEGAVGEDIHNFDCSRDSFSDNETPLNERIANAMKRLTQNSNMKFMENFDPEKSNRERRKLSRKFNSGGKKQAAIYDDKGVLIASGKDVCDCMNLDCPGCHFPCPRCQSPKCGHECRVNRKWTYECIEIEGTEIIITPNESIFRRDS from the exons ATGGAGTTGCCTTGTAGTGAagatgtcttttctcgtcctgatGACCCTCTTCTGGAGTCTTTCCATTGCATCCATGTAAAAGAGGCGTTAACTGCCT CGAACGAGGGGCAGATTCTCAGGAAAACTCGTGGAACGGGTAGAAGCGTGGTGGAACCGACGGTGGTAAGGAGGAAAATCGACGTAGAACAGCTTCACATTGTGTg GTTTCCCAAGGATGAGGCTTTGAGGAAGAAGTGGGAGATAGCCGTAGGCGGTGAAAATTGGAGTGCCCCTCCACTTTCTTTTCTCTGCTCCGATCATTTCGAACCAGATGAATTTGACAAGTCTGGAAAAGTAGTCAGGGTACTTAGAGGTGCCATTCCATCCATATTTTCCAATACAAGAAGGGATGATCATTTG GAGCAGTTGACTGCAAATGTGGAGAGTATTGATATTGACGACAACTCAAATTCAAACTTTGGCCACTGCGAAGGTGCTGTCGGTGAAGATATACACAACTTTGACTGTTCACGAGATTCTTTCTCTGATAACGAAACACCGCTGAATGAG AGAATAGCCAATGCTATGAAGAGGTTAACGCAAAACAGCAAtatgaaattcatggaaaactTTGACCCAGAGAAAAGCAACAGGGAGAGGAGAAAACTGTCAAGGAAGTTTAATTCGGGAGG AAAGAAACAGGCTGCAATTTATGACGACAAAGGGGTCCTCATAGCGAGTGGGAAAGACGTGTGCGACTGCATGAATCTTGACTGTCCAGGATGCCACTTTCCATGCCCAAGGTGCCAGTCTCCAAAATGTGGCCATGAGTGCAG GGTCAACCGGAAGTGGACATATGAATGCATTGAGATTGAAGGGACAGAAATAATCATAACCCCCAATGAAAGTATTTTTAGAAGGGATTCATAG